One Mercurialis annua linkage group LG3, ddMerAnnu1.2, whole genome shotgun sequence DNA window includes the following coding sequences:
- the LOC126671868 gene encoding WEB family protein At5g16730, chloroplastic isoform X1, which translates to MSSKTRSGLSETPIKGSPATPRVSKPSRVKSEADSPAATQSSRLSIDRSPRTVTSKPTVDRRSPKVATPPEPTVDRRSPKVTAPPEKLQSRVVKGSELQAQLNAVQEDLKKAKEQIALIEKEKELAIDELKQAQKVADEANEKLQEALVAQKRAEDDSEVEKFRAVESEQAGIEAAQKKEDEWQKELESVKNQHALDVDALLSATQELEKVKQELAMTTDAKNKALSHADDATKIAEIHVDKMEVLSSELTRLKVLLDSKLETEANESHRMVAELVEEIDILKLELEKAKDFEKKLIEKEASTEQLNVELEAAKMAESYARSLAEEWKSSVDELEMQLEEANKLEKSASVSLCSVMKQLEENNDLLHDAEVQIASLKEKVGLLEMTIARQKGDLEESERCLGLAKEETSETAKKLESLKSELDLVKEEKTQALNNEKLAASSVQTLLEEKNKLITELENSREEEEKSKKAMESLASALHEVSAEAREAKEMLLSNQVEHESNETQIEDLKLVLKEANQRYEAIVDENKHEIDFLKNIIEESKKEILSSKAEWEQKELNLVNRVKKSDEENSSLEREIDRLVDLLKQTEEEACVTREEEAHLKGSLKEVEAEVISLQETLGEAKIESLKLKESLLDKENELQNLIQENEDIRTKEAISQKKVEELSKLLEEAMAKKHTEENGELTDSEKDYDLLPKVVEFSEENGHVSEEKPKKEFPSPPQQHEDLEISKEQNNGLDNESALSESVKIENVNGKLSEDESKEKEDDTVEVEFKMWESCKIEKKEFSPERETEPESLEDEVNSKIDVGESFDQINGLSSTENVDDGGSSPSKQQPEQLQKKKKKPLLGKFGSLLKKKSSSNQK; encoded by the exons ATCTGGGTTGTCTGAGACCCCAATCAAAGGATCACCGGCGACTCCTAGAGTGAGTAAACCGAGTAGAGTAAAATCAGAAGCTGACTCACCTGCTGCAACCCAAAGTTCTCGCCTTTCAATTGATCGTTCTCCACGAACTGTTACTTCTAAGCCTACTGTTGATCGTCGGTCACCGAAGGTCGCTACGCCACCTGAA CCTACTGTTGATCGTCGCTCACCAAAGGTCACTGCGCCACCTGAA AAACTACAGTCAAGAGTGGTTAAAGGATCAGAGTTGCAGGCTCAGTTGAACGCTGTTCAGGAAGATCTAAAGAAAGCTAAAGAGCAGATAGCATTGATTGAGAAAGAGAAGGAGCTAGCAATTGATGAACTGAAACAAGCTCAAAAAGTTGCCGACGAGGCAAATGAGAAGCTTCAAGAAGCCTTGGTGGCTCAAAAGAGAGCCGAGGATGATTCTGAAGTTGAGAAGTTTCGTGCTGTTGAGTCGGAACAAGCTGGGATTGAGGCAGCTCAAAAGAAGGAAGATGAATGGCAGAAAGAGCTCGAGTCCGTCAAGAACCAACATGCTTTGGATGTGGACGCCCTTCTCTCTGCCACTCAAGAGCTTGAGAAGGTGAAACAAGAATTGGCCATGACCACTGATGCGAAAAACAAGGCGTTGAGCCATGCTGATGACGCAACTAAGATAGCGGAGATTCATGTAGATAAGATGGAGGTTCTTTCATCTGAATTGACCCGGTTGAAGGTGCTACTTGATTCAAAGCTGGAAACCGAGGCCAATGAAAGCCACAGGATGGTGGCAGAGCTCGTAGAGGAGATTGATATTTTGAAACTAGAACTTGAGAAAGCAAAGGATTTTGAGaaaaaattgattgaaaaagaGGCTTCTACAGAACAGCTTAACGTTGAGTTAGAAGCCGCTAAAATGGCTGAATCTTATGCGCGCAGTTTAGCAGAGGAGTGGAAAAGTAGTGTAGACGAATTAGAGATGCAGCTTGAAGAAGCAAACAAGTTGGAGAAATCTGCATCTGTATCTTTATGCTCAGTCATGAAACAGCTCGAGGAAAACAATGATCTTTTGCATGATGCTGAAGTTCAAATTGCTTCTCTTAAAGAGAAGGTGGGCTTGTTGGAAATGACAATTGCGAGACAGAAAGGGGATCTCGAGGAATCAGAGCGGTGTCTTGGATTGGCAAAGGAGGAGACTTCTGAAACAGCAAAAAAACTCGAGTCTTTGAAGTCCGAGTTGGATTTAGTGAAAGAAGAGAAAACTCAGGCTTTAAACAATGAGAAACTTGCAGCATCTAGCGTTCAAACTCTATTAGAAGAGAAAAATAAACTCATAACTGAGTTGGAGAATTCGAGGGAGGAGGAGGAAAAGAGCAAGAAGGCAATGGAAAGTCTAGCTTCTGCCTTGCATGAAGTGTCTGCTGAAGCAAGGGAGGCTAAAGAAATGCTGTTATCCAATCAAGTGGAGCATGAAAGTAATGAAACCCAGATCGAAGATTTAAAATTAGTCCTTAAAGAAGCAAACCAGAGATATGAAGCCATTGTAGATGAGAACAAACACGAGATtgattttctcaaaaatattattgaagAATCCAAGAAAGAAATTTTGAGCTCCAAGGCTGAGTGGGAGCAAAAAGAACTGAATCTGGTGAACCGTGTCAAGAAATCAGACGAAGAGAATTCTTCGTTGGAAAGAGAAATAGATCGGCTGGTAGATTTACTGAAGCAGACTGAGGAAGAAGCTTGCGTCACTAGGGAAGAAGAGGCTCATTTGAAGGGTAGCTTAAAGGAAGTTGAAGCTGAAGTCATTTCATTGCAAGAAACCCTTGGAGAAGCAAAAATAGAGAGTTTGAAACTGAAGGAGAGTTTATTAGACAAGGAAAATGAGTTGCAGAATCTTATACAAGAAAATGAGGATATTCGAACTAAGGAAGCTATTTCTCAGAAGAAGGTAGAGGAACTGTCTAAATTGCTTGAAGAAGCTATGGCTAAGAAGCACACTGAGGAGAATGGTGAGCTCACAGACAGTGAAAAGGACTATGATTTGCTTCCGAAGGTGGTTGAATTCTCTGAAGAAAATGGGCACGTGAGCGAAGAAAAACCCAAAAAGGAGTTTCCCTCACCGCCACAGCAACACGAGGATCTGGAAATTTCCAAGGAACAAAATAATGGCCTCGACAATGAGAGTGCTTTATCAGAATCTGTTAAAATCGAGAATGTGAATGGAAAACTAAGCGAAGACGAGAGCAAAGAAAAAGAAGACGACACAGTAGAAGTTGAGTTTAAGATGTGGGAAAGCtgcaaaattgaaaagaaagagTTTTCACCCGAAAGAGAAACAGAACCGGAATCGCTCGAGGATGAAGTGAACTCCAAAATCGATGTTGGTGAAAGCTTCGATCAGATAAACGGTTTATCCTCAACAGAAAATGTAGACGATGGTGGGAGCTCACCATCAAAGCAGCAGCCGGAGCAGCtacagaagaaaaagaagaagccATTGCTTGGTAAATTCGGCAGCTTACTTAAGAAGAAGAGCAGTAGCAACCAGAAGTAG
- the LOC126671868 gene encoding WEB family protein At5g16730, chloroplastic isoform X2: MSSKTRSGLSETPIKGSPATPRVSKPSRVKSEADSPAATQSSRLSIDRSPRTVTSKPTVDRRSPKVATPPEKLQSRVVKGSELQAQLNAVQEDLKKAKEQIALIEKEKELAIDELKQAQKVADEANEKLQEALVAQKRAEDDSEVEKFRAVESEQAGIEAAQKKEDEWQKELESVKNQHALDVDALLSATQELEKVKQELAMTTDAKNKALSHADDATKIAEIHVDKMEVLSSELTRLKVLLDSKLETEANESHRMVAELVEEIDILKLELEKAKDFEKKLIEKEASTEQLNVELEAAKMAESYARSLAEEWKSSVDELEMQLEEANKLEKSASVSLCSVMKQLEENNDLLHDAEVQIASLKEKVGLLEMTIARQKGDLEESERCLGLAKEETSETAKKLESLKSELDLVKEEKTQALNNEKLAASSVQTLLEEKNKLITELENSREEEEKSKKAMESLASALHEVSAEAREAKEMLLSNQVEHESNETQIEDLKLVLKEANQRYEAIVDENKHEIDFLKNIIEESKKEILSSKAEWEQKELNLVNRVKKSDEENSSLEREIDRLVDLLKQTEEEACVTREEEAHLKGSLKEVEAEVISLQETLGEAKIESLKLKESLLDKENELQNLIQENEDIRTKEAISQKKVEELSKLLEEAMAKKHTEENGELTDSEKDYDLLPKVVEFSEENGHVSEEKPKKEFPSPPQQHEDLEISKEQNNGLDNESALSESVKIENVNGKLSEDESKEKEDDTVEVEFKMWESCKIEKKEFSPERETEPESLEDEVNSKIDVGESFDQINGLSSTENVDDGGSSPSKQQPEQLQKKKKKPLLGKFGSLLKKKSSSNQK; encoded by the exons ATCTGGGTTGTCTGAGACCCCAATCAAAGGATCACCGGCGACTCCTAGAGTGAGTAAACCGAGTAGAGTAAAATCAGAAGCTGACTCACCTGCTGCAACCCAAAGTTCTCGCCTTTCAATTGATCGTTCTCCACGAACTGTTACTTCTAAGCCTACTGTTGATCGTCGGTCACCGAAGGTCGCTACGCCACCTGAA AAACTACAGTCAAGAGTGGTTAAAGGATCAGAGTTGCAGGCTCAGTTGAACGCTGTTCAGGAAGATCTAAAGAAAGCTAAAGAGCAGATAGCATTGATTGAGAAAGAGAAGGAGCTAGCAATTGATGAACTGAAACAAGCTCAAAAAGTTGCCGACGAGGCAAATGAGAAGCTTCAAGAAGCCTTGGTGGCTCAAAAGAGAGCCGAGGATGATTCTGAAGTTGAGAAGTTTCGTGCTGTTGAGTCGGAACAAGCTGGGATTGAGGCAGCTCAAAAGAAGGAAGATGAATGGCAGAAAGAGCTCGAGTCCGTCAAGAACCAACATGCTTTGGATGTGGACGCCCTTCTCTCTGCCACTCAAGAGCTTGAGAAGGTGAAACAAGAATTGGCCATGACCACTGATGCGAAAAACAAGGCGTTGAGCCATGCTGATGACGCAACTAAGATAGCGGAGATTCATGTAGATAAGATGGAGGTTCTTTCATCTGAATTGACCCGGTTGAAGGTGCTACTTGATTCAAAGCTGGAAACCGAGGCCAATGAAAGCCACAGGATGGTGGCAGAGCTCGTAGAGGAGATTGATATTTTGAAACTAGAACTTGAGAAAGCAAAGGATTTTGAGaaaaaattgattgaaaaagaGGCTTCTACAGAACAGCTTAACGTTGAGTTAGAAGCCGCTAAAATGGCTGAATCTTATGCGCGCAGTTTAGCAGAGGAGTGGAAAAGTAGTGTAGACGAATTAGAGATGCAGCTTGAAGAAGCAAACAAGTTGGAGAAATCTGCATCTGTATCTTTATGCTCAGTCATGAAACAGCTCGAGGAAAACAATGATCTTTTGCATGATGCTGAAGTTCAAATTGCTTCTCTTAAAGAGAAGGTGGGCTTGTTGGAAATGACAATTGCGAGACAGAAAGGGGATCTCGAGGAATCAGAGCGGTGTCTTGGATTGGCAAAGGAGGAGACTTCTGAAACAGCAAAAAAACTCGAGTCTTTGAAGTCCGAGTTGGATTTAGTGAAAGAAGAGAAAACTCAGGCTTTAAACAATGAGAAACTTGCAGCATCTAGCGTTCAAACTCTATTAGAAGAGAAAAATAAACTCATAACTGAGTTGGAGAATTCGAGGGAGGAGGAGGAAAAGAGCAAGAAGGCAATGGAAAGTCTAGCTTCTGCCTTGCATGAAGTGTCTGCTGAAGCAAGGGAGGCTAAAGAAATGCTGTTATCCAATCAAGTGGAGCATGAAAGTAATGAAACCCAGATCGAAGATTTAAAATTAGTCCTTAAAGAAGCAAACCAGAGATATGAAGCCATTGTAGATGAGAACAAACACGAGATtgattttctcaaaaatattattgaagAATCCAAGAAAGAAATTTTGAGCTCCAAGGCTGAGTGGGAGCAAAAAGAACTGAATCTGGTGAACCGTGTCAAGAAATCAGACGAAGAGAATTCTTCGTTGGAAAGAGAAATAGATCGGCTGGTAGATTTACTGAAGCAGACTGAGGAAGAAGCTTGCGTCACTAGGGAAGAAGAGGCTCATTTGAAGGGTAGCTTAAAGGAAGTTGAAGCTGAAGTCATTTCATTGCAAGAAACCCTTGGAGAAGCAAAAATAGAGAGTTTGAAACTGAAGGAGAGTTTATTAGACAAGGAAAATGAGTTGCAGAATCTTATACAAGAAAATGAGGATATTCGAACTAAGGAAGCTATTTCTCAGAAGAAGGTAGAGGAACTGTCTAAATTGCTTGAAGAAGCTATGGCTAAGAAGCACACTGAGGAGAATGGTGAGCTCACAGACAGTGAAAAGGACTATGATTTGCTTCCGAAGGTGGTTGAATTCTCTGAAGAAAATGGGCACGTGAGCGAAGAAAAACCCAAAAAGGAGTTTCCCTCACCGCCACAGCAACACGAGGATCTGGAAATTTCCAAGGAACAAAATAATGGCCTCGACAATGAGAGTGCTTTATCAGAATCTGTTAAAATCGAGAATGTGAATGGAAAACTAAGCGAAGACGAGAGCAAAGAAAAAGAAGACGACACAGTAGAAGTTGAGTTTAAGATGTGGGAAAGCtgcaaaattgaaaagaaagagTTTTCACCCGAAAGAGAAACAGAACCGGAATCGCTCGAGGATGAAGTGAACTCCAAAATCGATGTTGGTGAAAGCTTCGATCAGATAAACGGTTTATCCTCAACAGAAAATGTAGACGATGGTGGGAGCTCACCATCAAAGCAGCAGCCGGAGCAGCtacagaagaaaaagaagaagccATTGCTTGGTAAATTCGGCAGCTTACTTAAGAAGAAGAGCAGTAGCAACCAGAAGTAG